One genomic segment of [Phormidium] sp. ETS-05 includes these proteins:
- a CDS encoding DUF481 domain-containing protein, with translation MNLEIEKMRQEKTGWLNVVKLNLKPAPVILMVSLWCLEPVFAQENTPALGKPLICLDCTAPGYNVDLVQVNQPESRVVDLSQIPAPEAAGILRRSLQLADTITNPHQKARLLAQIASQYGQIGETMPALEILARAVEVANQIDNSLDKAASFSQIAQQYYRLGDREQAANLFAATVEAANGIEDAAVRGSLLAEIALRYTEMGEYNAADTLLSQSEEAITIAIAPPPPPVLFPFEPIPFTGTIGLSSNLFSGNKTTSIITLDADIERKWPRDQIDIGLRLTNDLDDSRQEPNKEIEFEGRFETEYRHHMTSRWQYFVNYAARRDTLEDMNVRTSFYTGPGMNLWRAPNSRTLDMQLGLGARYEDSSTRNNDFDVPVAQFRLRYKDIYFKNLKLRQFFTLEIPLNDTSDYYIESNTGLSIPITNGWSFNNAVRFRYSAIPTLDNPNVRVNWQTGIEYNF, from the coding sequence GTGAATCTTGAAATCGAAAAAATGCGACAAGAAAAGACGGGATGGTTGAATGTGGTTAAATTGAACTTGAAACCAGCGCCAGTGATTTTAATGGTTTCGTTATGGTGCTTAGAACCAGTGTTTGCTCAAGAAAATACTCCGGCATTAGGGAAACCTTTAATCTGTCTTGATTGTACAGCACCGGGTTATAATGTTGATTTGGTGCAGGTAAATCAGCCAGAAAGTAGAGTGGTAGATTTATCTCAAATTCCCGCACCAGAAGCGGCGGGGATTTTACGCCGATCGCTCCAACTCGCTGATACCATTACTAACCCCCACCAAAAAGCCCGCTTACTCGCTCAAATCGCCAGCCAATACGGCCAAATCGGCGAAACAATGCCCGCATTAGAAATATTAGCGCGAGCTGTGGAAGTAGCGAATCAGATTGACAACTCCCTAGATAAAGCAGCAAGTTTCAGTCAAATTGCCCAACAATATTACCGGTTAGGAGACAGAGAGCAAGCCGCAAACCTTTTCGCCGCCACTGTGGAGGCTGCAAATGGCATTGAAGATGCCGCCGTGAGGGGCAGTTTGCTGGCAGAAATTGCCCTGAGATACACCGAAATGGGAGAGTATAACGCTGCCGACACGCTGTTATCCCAAAGTGAAGAAGCGATCACGATCGCGATCGCACCCCCTCCCCCTCCCGTGTTATTTCCTTTCGAGCCCATCCCCTTCACCGGGACGATCGGCTTGAGCAGCAATTTATTTTCCGGCAATAAAACCACCAGTATTATCACCTTAGATGCAGATATCGAGCGCAAGTGGCCCAGAGACCAAATCGACATAGGTTTACGTCTTACCAATGATTTAGACGATAGCCGCCAAGAACCCAATAAAGAAATCGAATTTGAAGGCAGGTTTGAGACAGAATACCGCCACCATATGACATCTCGCTGGCAATATTTCGTCAATTATGCTGCTCGGCGAGATACTCTCGAAGATATGAACGTGCGGACTAGCTTTTATACCGGCCCCGGTATGAACTTGTGGCGGGCACCGAATTCCCGCACTTTGGATATGCAGTTAGGTTTAGGGGCGAGATATGAAGACTCCAGCACCCGCAACAATGATTTTGATGTGCCAGTAGCTCAGTTCCGCCTGCGCTACAAAGATATTTATTTCAAAAATTTAAAGTTGCGCCAGTTTTTCACCTTAGAAATCCCCCTTAACGATACCTCTGACTATTATATAGAGTCAAACACCGGTTTGAGCATTCCTATTACCAATGGCTGGTCTTTCAATAATGCTGTTAGATTCCGCTATTCAGCCATCCCGACTCTGGACAATCCCAATGTGCGGGTAAACTGGCAAACGGGGATCGAGTATAATTTTTAA
- a CDS encoding NifB/NifX family molybdenum-iron cluster-binding protein, with protein MKIAVPVSQGVLSPHFGHCEVFALFAIDPDTKQILECQTVTPPPHEPGVLPQWLGEMEVNLVLAGGIGPQAQNLLAEKGVKSIAGCPSLEPEAVVKQYLNSSLSTSDNSCDHH; from the coding sequence ATGAAAATTGCTGTTCCCGTATCTCAAGGGGTTTTATCGCCACATTTCGGCCATTGCGAAGTCTTTGCTTTATTTGCGATCGACCCAGACACCAAACAAATTCTGGAATGCCAAACCGTCACCCCGCCACCGCACGAACCGGGAGTATTACCTCAGTGGTTAGGCGAAATGGAGGTCAACTTAGTATTAGCAGGAGGTATCGGTCCTCAAGCGCAAAACCTGTTAGCCGAAAAGGGCGTAAAGTCGATCGCTGGTTGCCCTTCCCTAGAACCGGAAGCGGTGGTAAAACAGTATCTTAATAGCAGTTTGTCCACCAGTGATAATTCCTGCGATCATCATTAA
- a CDS encoding DUF5131 family protein, which yields MASNHTGIEWTDRTWNPTTGCTKISPGCTHCYAEALTKRFHTNFPNGFNLTLHQERLEYPLHWRQPSRIFVNSMSDLLHQDVPIEFIQQVFDVMGKTPWHIYQILTKRHERLAEIATQLQWHQNIWMGVSVENQNYVERVDALRKVPAAVRFLSCEPLLGPLELDLTDIHWVIVGGESGPKHRPMQIEWAASIRDQCQAANVAFFFKQVGGVTPKAGGKLLDGQIWDEMPSAWQKHLSKWRNRQVKPNYAKNTA from the coding sequence ATGGCCAGCAATCACACCGGTATAGAATGGACAGACCGCACCTGGAACCCGACCACAGGATGTACAAAAATTAGTCCTGGTTGCACCCATTGCTATGCAGAAGCGCTCACGAAACGCTTTCATACCAACTTCCCCAATGGTTTTAACTTAACCCTGCACCAAGAACGCTTAGAATACCCCCTGCACTGGCGCCAACCCAGCCGCATCTTTGTTAACTCCATGAGCGACTTGTTACACCAAGATGTCCCGATTGAGTTTATTCAACAAGTATTCGATGTCATGGGAAAAACTCCCTGGCATATCTATCAAATTCTCACCAAACGCCACGAGCGACTAGCAGAGATTGCCACTCAATTACAATGGCATCAAAATATCTGGATGGGTGTATCCGTAGAGAACCAAAACTATGTTGAGAGAGTCGATGCTTTGCGAAAAGTACCTGCAGCCGTGCGGTTTCTCTCCTGCGAGCCACTGTTAGGACCCCTAGAACTGGATTTAACAGACATTCACTGGGTAATAGTCGGGGGTGAGTCAGGACCAAAACACCGTCCCATGCAGATAGAATGGGCTGCTAGCATTCGCGACCAATGTCAGGCGGCAAATGTGGCGTTTTTCTTCAAGCAAGTAGGCGGTGTCACCCCCAAAGCTGGCGGCAAATTGCTCGATGGTCAAATTTGGGATGAAATGCCATCAGCTTGGCAAAAACACCTGTCAAAGTGGCGTAACCGTCAGGTAAAACCTAATTACGCCAAAAATACTGCATAA
- a CDS encoding three-Cys-motif partner protein TcmP, which yields MSNKEFFDEQREQSKVKSRIVAEYFPTWAKVIIPWAKKRNSKIAYADLFCGPGRYKDGKASTPLLVLERAIAAPDMREMLVTIFNDKETEYTDALLEQINSLPGIDQLKNQPIVLNMEFGQKIVTELDQNKILLYPTFYFIDPFGYKGLSLSLIASFIKGWGSECLIFFNYNRINMDFKKPAAFAEYINSLFGTERANAIRNQITHMSADDREATIMDAICAALKEAGGTYLLKFLFKKKNRTSHYLIFITKHPKGISIMKNIMANESSVSYQGVPSYEYSSEPIQLSLFASQPLDDLENKLLEDFAGQTLNKKQIYAQHDIANNQYREKDYNEILRRMEASGKIKVTYPGKTRPKNKFGNTFGDDVLITFPAK from the coding sequence ATGTCTAACAAAGAGTTTTTTGACGAGCAGAGGGAACAGTCAAAGGTTAAATCTCGAATAGTCGCTGAATATTTTCCGACTTGGGCAAAAGTCATTATACCTTGGGCAAAGAAGCGTAACAGTAAGATTGCTTATGCCGATTTATTTTGCGGACCAGGACGCTACAAAGATGGTAAAGCCTCTACGCCATTGCTGGTTTTGGAGCGTGCTATCGCCGCCCCAGATATGCGTGAAATGCTAGTCACCATCTTTAATGACAAAGAAACAGAGTACACTGATGCGCTACTAGAACAGATCAACTCTCTGCCTGGAATCGACCAACTAAAAAATCAACCAATAGTGCTGAATATGGAGTTTGGTCAAAAAATTGTTACTGAATTAGACCAAAATAAAATTCTTCTTTATCCAACATTTTATTTTATCGATCCTTTTGGATATAAGGGCTTGTCTCTATCACTAATTGCTTCTTTCATCAAAGGCTGGGGTTCTGAATGCTTGATTTTTTTTAATTACAACCGGATTAATATGGATTTTAAGAAACCAGCCGCTTTCGCAGAATACATAAATTCTCTTTTTGGCACAGAAAGAGCCAATGCCATAAGGAACCAAATTACACATATGTCGGCAGATGATCGTGAGGCAACTATAATGGATGCTATCTGTGCCGCATTAAAGGAAGCAGGTGGAACTTACCTTCTAAAGTTTTTATTTAAAAAAAAGAATCGGACTAGCCATTATTTGATTTTTATTACCAAACATCCCAAAGGCATCTCTATTATGAAAAATATTATGGCAAACGAAAGCTCTGTTTCTTACCAGGGTGTGCCATCTTACGAATACAGTTCAGAGCCGATACAACTTTCCCTATTTGCCTCCCAACCGCTTGACGACCTAGAAAATAAGCTTTTAGAGGATTTTGCCGGTCAGACTTTGAATAAAAAGCAGATTTATGCGCAGCACGATATTGCTAACAACCAATATCGTGAGAAAGATTACAATGAGATTTTGCGTCGGATGGAGGCATCAGGAAAAATCAAAGTTACTTATCCTGGCAAAACACGACCTAAAAATAAATTTGGAAATACATTTGGAGATGATGTTTTGATAACATTTCCAGCAAAATAA
- a CDS encoding type II toxin-antitoxin system VapC family toxin: protein MTYHPIIIVDSGILVAYYSAKDRYHQQVRGFFERCTSNLVTTTACVTEVVWLLSPNWRIQNKFLQGVARGVFEPIPLLPKDFLRIAELNERYANLPGDFADLSLIAISERLDIPAIATLDSDFDVYRRYRNQAFERVFRPEE, encoded by the coding sequence ATGACTTATCATCCGATAATTATTGTAGATAGTGGCATTTTAGTAGCTTACTACAGTGCCAAAGATCGCTATCATCAACAGGTACGAGGATTCTTTGAGAGATGTACCAGTAATTTAGTAACTACCACTGCTTGCGTTACTGAAGTGGTATGGCTTTTAAGTCCTAATTGGCGAATACAAAATAAGTTTTTACAGGGAGTTGCCAGGGGAGTTTTTGAACCTATTCCACTGCTACCTAAAGATTTTTTGCGGATTGCTGAACTGAATGAACGGTATGCAAATTTGCCGGGAGATTTTGCAGATTTGTCTCTGATTGCTATTTCTGAAAGGCTGGATATTCCGGCTATTGCTACTTTGGATAGCGATTTTGATGTTTATCGACGGTATAGAAATCAAGCTTTTGAGCGGGTATTTAGACCTGAAGAATGA
- a CDS encoding phosphate-starvation-inducible PsiE family protein codes for MQNFLDNPSAKSYAWLNRTKIVRILESIQDLIVISLCIGLFCFMVLELREMFFSLLPPIEFQEVTADILFLLILVELFRLLIIYLQEQRVSIGVAVEVSIVSVLREVIVRGVLETPWVQILATGSFLIVLAGLLLVRAWIPPTFEGIDPEKMLANRYKKSVKSSMMAPEEFTHDLD; via the coding sequence ATGCAAAATTTCTTAGATAATCCTTCAGCCAAATCTTACGCCTGGTTAAACCGCACCAAAATTGTGCGCATCTTAGAAAGTATCCAAGACTTGATCGTTATTTCTTTGTGTATTGGCTTATTCTGTTTCATGGTGTTAGAGTTGCGAGAAATGTTTTTCTCCCTCTTGCCTCCCATCGAATTTCAAGAAGTAACGGCTGATATTCTGTTTTTATTAATCTTAGTTGAGTTATTCCGCTTGCTGATTATTTACTTGCAAGAACAGCGGGTTTCAATTGGCGTGGCGGTGGAAGTTTCTATTGTGTCGGTTTTGCGAGAAGTGATTGTGCGAGGTGTTTTAGAAACCCCTTGGGTGCAAATTCTGGCCACCGGATCATTTTTAATAGTTTTAGCCGGATTGCTCTTAGTGCGTGCCTGGATTCCGCCAACTTTTGAAGGTATCGATCCAGAAAAAATGCTTGCCAATCGTTACAAAAAATCTGTCAAAAGCTCCATGATGGCACCAGAAGAATTCACCCACGACTTAGATTAA
- a CDS encoding DUF89 domain-containing protein: protein MKTYLDCIPCFLQQTLSAAKMVSDDPIIHEKVMRELLQEVSTMNFDRSPVEMAIKIHRILRDLSGNPDPYREIKEHSNQRMLSLYPQLLAKIKSAEDSLEMAIRLAIAANIIDFGAKHNLDDETIDRVMAESIAIPLDREVVAKLRQEIQQANTILYLGDNAGEIVCDRLLIEQLPQEKITYVVRGNPIINDVTIADAETVGITKLVPVINNGSDAPGTVLSECSPEFRDRFQAADLIIAKGQGNYESLSNTNKNIFFLLKAKCPVIARDLNCAVGATILQQSRR, encoded by the coding sequence ATGAAGACTTATTTAGATTGTATTCCCTGCTTCTTGCAACAAACTTTGTCTGCGGCGAAAATGGTCAGCGACGACCCCATAATTCACGAAAAAGTGATGCGAGAACTATTGCAAGAAGTCAGTACCATGAATTTTGATCGCTCTCCGGTAGAAATGGCGATTAAAATTCACCGCATCCTGCGAGATTTAAGCGGCAATCCTGACCCCTACCGGGAAATTAAAGAACATAGCAATCAGCGGATGCTGAGTCTTTATCCGCAGTTATTAGCAAAAATTAAATCCGCCGAAGATTCCCTAGAAATGGCAATTCGGTTGGCAATTGCGGCGAATATTATCGACTTTGGGGCGAAACATAATCTGGATGATGAAACTATCGATCGCGTCATGGCAGAATCGATCGCCATTCCCCTCGATCGCGAAGTAGTGGCAAAATTACGCCAGGAAATCCAGCAAGCGAATACGATTTTATATTTAGGAGATAATGCCGGGGAAATTGTCTGCGATCGCCTCTTAATCGAACAACTACCCCAGGAAAAAATCACTTATGTAGTCAGAGGCAATCCCATTATTAATGATGTCACAATTGCCGATGCTGAAACCGTAGGCATCACCAAACTTGTCCCGGTAATCAACAACGGTTCTGATGCCCCTGGAACAGTGTTATCAGAATGTTCCCCAGAATTTCGCGATCGCTTTCAAGCTGCCGATCTAATCATTGCCAAAGGTCAAGGAAATTATGAAAGTCTCAGCAATACAAATAAAAATATATTTTTTCTCCTCAAAGCTAAATGTCCGGTGATTGCCCGGGACTTAAATTGCGCGGTAGGGGCGACAATTTTGCAACAAAGTCGGCGTTAA